The Bacteriovorax sp. PP10 nucleotide sequence CATTCAAGACATTTATAAATTCTCTCGCATGCCTCAGTTCAAAGGAAAAATCATCATCCTTGAAAACTACGACATGAACATTTCTCGTCACATGGTTTCTGGATCTGACGTATGGTTAAACAACCCACGCCGTCCAATGGAAGCATCTGGAACATCTGGACAGAAAGTGCCTATCAACTTCGGTCTGAACTTCTCTGTCCTTGATGGATGGTGGAGAGAGGCATTCGATGGAAACAATGGTTGGGCAATCGGAGAAGAAAAAGACTTCGAAAACGACGACATTCAGGATTTAGAAGACGCTCAGGATTTCTACAATACATTAGAGCAGACTATCCTTCCGCTATACTATGCTGATAAGGCAAAGGGAGAAAACGGATCATCTGCAGCTTGGATTGAAAAAACAAAAGTGTCTTTCATTACAAACATCTCTCGTTACTCAACTCATCGTATGGTTCAAGACTATATGACGAAGTTTTATAGCGAAGCGATTAAATACGGTGAGAAGTTCGCTAAGAACCCTGACCTGATTAAGACTTACGTTGATAACCGTCGTTACTTCAAAATGAACTGGAAGACGATTTACTTCTCTTACGTTCACTTTGATGGAAACCATGTTGAAGTTCACTCGAACTTCGATAAGAGTTTTAAAACGCCACTTCACCACGTTGAGTATCCTGCTGAGTACACACTTCCAGGACGCCCATTCGAAACGGCGCAAGCTCACATCCACCTTGGTCTATACCTTGGGGATATTAAGCCAGAGACAATGGTGATTGAAGCGGTTATTGCCAGCTCTAAAACTGACAAAATCGAAACTCAAAAATTCACATTGAAAGGTCCATTAGAAGATGGTGTTGGTCACTTTGAATTAAAATTCAATTCTGATGATGCTAAAACTAAAAAACTTCGTTTCAGAGTATACGGGCATGATGAATTTTTAGTTCATCCGTTCGAGTACGGTTACATGATGTGGTACTAATTAATGGATAAAGTCGGCGGTATTAAAAATTCTGGTGTTCTTTGTCACGTGACGAGTCTCTCTACTTCTTATGGAGTAGGAGACTTCGGTCCTGTTGCTTACGAGTTTATCGACCGGATGAGTGAGGCTCACCAACACTATTGGCAGATTCTTCCAATCGGAAATACAAATGATTCAGGATGCCCTTATGCAACTGACTCAGCCTTTGGATGTGCGGACTACTACATTTCTCCTGATCTTCTAAGTAAAGAGTACGATATTTCGCCTCAGGCGTTTAATAAGTATTTTTTTAATTCAGAAAGAGTAGACTTTAAAAAAGTCGCAGAAAATAAGCAAAAGATGCTTCACACCGCTTATGAAAAATTCTTGCCGAATCCTAAATATGAAGCGTTTTTAAAAGAAGAAGAAAGCTGGATTGCGGCCTACTGCCTTTTTAGAACGTTTACTGAAACTCGTGGGTTTGATTGGAAAAAATGGCCTCATTTTTCTGATGCTGAAGCTTCAATGACGGCCGCAGAAAAAGAAAAATATAATTTTCATCTATTTGTTCAGTACACATGTTTTACTCAGCTTGCTGAGCTAAAAAAATACGCTAACAAAAAAAATATCAAGCTAGTGGGAGATCTTCCTATTTTCGTTTCCTATTACAGTATGGACGTTTGGAAAAATCCAAGTCAGTTCTATTTAGATAAAGAAACTCTGGATATGAAATATGAGACAGGAGCTGCTCCTGATGGATTCTCAGCAACCGGACAAAAGTGGGGAACACCAATCTATGATTGGGAATACCAAAAGAAAGACAACTATGAATGGTGGAATGTTCGTTTAAGTTTTCTTAAGCGTTATTTCGATATTATCAGAATCGATCACTTTAGAGGATTCTGTGCAACCTGGATTTCTGAAGTCACTGCTCCAGATGCTAGTGGTGGACAGTGGTACCCAGGGCCAGGTGCTGACTTATTTAAAAACCTTCGCAATTACCCGGAAGTTATCGCTGAAGACTTAGGTTATATCACTCCTGATGTAGAGGCCCTTCGTGATGAATTTAATTTCCCAGGAATGAAAGTTTTCCAATTTCAATTAGGGGATTCAACAAACCCACATAAGCTGCAGAATTATTATTATAATTGTGTGGCCTATTCAGGGACTCATGATTGTGACACTTTGATGGGATGGTATAAACACCTGACTCCATCGGAGAGAGATACACTTAATAAAGATCTTCATGTTCAATTTCCAAATCATTGGGACTTTTTAGATATTCTTTTAAAGACTCCGGCGAAAATCGTTTTAATTCAGGTTCAGGATCTTTTAGGTCTTGGAAGTGAAGCACGATTTAATTATCCAGGCACAGTTCAGGAAACGAATTGGTCATGGAAATTAAGTTTTAAAGAAACAAAGCATATCGATTGGGAACGCTTAAGAAGATTAACGATTGATAGCAACCGCTCAGTGACGAAGGGGCAGGTATGTGGCTAAGCTACGCACTATCGATCTCGGCAATCGTTTTAGCGCTTGTTGGAATATGGATCTATGCTTTTCAAAAGAAAGACGCTTATAAGTTTTTCTTTCCGGCATTAGT carries:
- the malQ gene encoding 4-alpha-glucanotransferase is translated as MDKVGGIKNSGVLCHVTSLSTSYGVGDFGPVAYEFIDRMSEAHQHYWQILPIGNTNDSGCPYATDSAFGCADYYISPDLLSKEYDISPQAFNKYFFNSERVDFKKVAENKQKMLHTAYEKFLPNPKYEAFLKEEESWIAAYCLFRTFTETRGFDWKKWPHFSDAEASMTAAEKEKYNFHLFVQYTCFTQLAELKKYANKKNIKLVGDLPIFVSYYSMDVWKNPSQFYLDKETLDMKYETGAAPDGFSATGQKWGTPIYDWEYQKKDNYEWWNVRLSFLKRYFDIIRIDHFRGFCATWISEVTAPDASGGQWYPGPGADLFKNLRNYPEVIAEDLGYITPDVEALRDEFNFPGMKVFQFQLGDSTNPHKLQNYYYNCVAYSGTHDCDTLMGWYKHLTPSERDTLNKDLHVQFPNHWDFLDILLKTPAKIVLIQVQDLLGLGSEARFNYPGTVQETNWSWKLSFKETKHIDWERLRRLTIDSNRSVTKGQVCG